The following coding sequences lie in one Mycobacterium sp. Z3061 genomic window:
- a CDS encoding TetR/AcrR family transcriptional regulator, whose amino-acid sequence MAADRSPSRMDLRKQRTRAALIKSARTFIADGQLEVPVQDICLAADVGIGSFYNHFDSKEELFQAAIVDVIDAQAGLLDALTEAVEDPAEKFAARFRLTGRMFRLRPKESRIGLALGMPLIMAEKGLGPRGVRDIGAAAAAGRFTVKDPELAMVLGAGSLLALGQLLYDQPARDDEETIDDVVDSLLRLFGLGPEEAQRISRMPLPDLSWVRDVDFNQLG is encoded by the coding sequence ATGGCCGCCGACAGATCGCCCAGCCGCATGGACCTTCGCAAGCAGCGCACCCGTGCCGCGCTCATCAAGTCGGCGCGGACGTTCATCGCCGACGGTCAGCTCGAGGTGCCGGTGCAGGACATCTGTCTGGCCGCCGATGTCGGCATCGGATCGTTCTACAACCACTTCGACAGCAAGGAAGAACTCTTCCAGGCCGCCATCGTCGACGTGATCGACGCCCAGGCGGGTCTGCTGGACGCCCTGACGGAGGCCGTCGAGGATCCGGCGGAGAAGTTCGCCGCCCGGTTCCGCTTGACGGGCCGGATGTTCCGGCTGCGCCCGAAGGAGAGCCGGATCGGGCTCGCGCTGGGCATGCCGCTGATCATGGCGGAGAAGGGCCTGGGACCGCGCGGTGTCCGGGACATCGGCGCGGCCGCGGCTGCTGGGCGGTTCACGGTCAAGGACCCCGAGCTGGCGATGGTGCTTGGCGCGGGATCGCTACTGGCGCTCGGCCAGTTGCTGTATGACCAGCCGGCCCGCGACGACGAGGAGACGATCGACGACGTGGTCGACAGCCTGCTCCGGCTCTTCGGATTGGGGCCGGAGGAGGCACAGCGCATCAGCCGTATGCCGTTGCCCGACCTCAGCTGGGTCCGCGACGTCGATTTCAACCAGTTGGGCTAG
- a CDS encoding PE family protein: MSFTTIAPEALTAAAANVQNIASALGDANAAAAASTTGVLAAGADQVSTALASLFSGHALDYQAVSAQAAQFHSQFTQALAGAANSYAAAEAANAGPLQSIESLLSRPIIGNGADGTAASPNGQDGGWLYGNGGNGYNGAGGNGGSAGLIGNGGAGGSGANGAAGTGAAGGSGGSGGNGGWLWGNGGAGGAGGIGGTGATGAAHVTGSPGGNGGTGGAGGAAGLFGTGGAGGAGGAAGQGGGSTSSTSPTEYGGTGGVGGAGGAGGAGGWLYGQGGAGGVGGAGGAGGTGADGTQSDDQAYGGWGGNGGVGGTGGSGGSAGLFGDGGAAGLGGRGGDGGAGGLATSDWYGRGGFGGYGASGGSGGVGGDGGWLLGTGGAGGGGGHGGTGGDGGQGVTSASGGNGGTAGVGGNGGTGGGGGRLFGTGGAGGNGGHGGNGGEAGIAGTVEPNAGGSGGPKGGSGGAGAGGGVGGAGGTGGWLFGDGGAGGTGGAGGHGADGAATTVNFSNPGGSGGDGGAGAMGGRGGASGWLIGNGGAGGNSGNGGGAGNGGAGIGSSNTGGDGGDGGDGATGGDGGDSGRLFGTGGNGGIGSNGGAAGQAGNGGHGNGAAGSVGANGSGGAGGSAWVFGDGGDGGYGPVAGGAAGRAGYLIGDGGAGGSGNQGAAGADAGQLFGTGGRGGDSSASATAGAAGGRGGYLYGVGGDGGNAGAGANGGAGGSGGVLFGDGGSGGDGGAGDTGTGGNGGAAGSAGLLIGDGGSGGNGAPGAYGFDGGLGAQGARAGYLTGNGGNSGNTFAAGVSGHDGGAAGFIGGNGGDGGDSGAGAAGGRGADAGWLIGAGGDGGNAGNLDGPNPSGTNGADGGTGGRGGYLYGVGGDGGDGGSVEVSGHGGNGGQGGSVGLWGSGGDGGNGARGGDGGGTAAGGGGGTGGTGRVLFRSGSSTARAATAATAERAAPPTTPPAPARPAAPAAPPAAVRTADTSGASAETVAAAATAATGSPVTACRSPAAVPAPRAREATWAWWVSVGSAATAASAAEPSTCLATPARPPVAPAPTAATAATADTSGVWAAPAETVATPAPAATSARSTPPATAETVVTSAWVASPATAAPVVMAATQDCRAVKAAPAETAETAARRSG, translated from the coding sequence ATGTCCTTTACGACGATTGCCCCAGAGGCGCTGACGGCAGCGGCGGCGAACGTGCAGAACATCGCCTCGGCGCTCGGGGACGCGAACGCGGCGGCCGCCGCCAGCACCACCGGAGTGCTGGCCGCGGGTGCCGACCAGGTCTCGACGGCGCTCGCGTCGCTGTTCTCCGGTCACGCCCTGGACTATCAGGCGGTCAGCGCGCAGGCGGCACAGTTCCACTCCCAATTCACCCAGGCACTCGCCGGCGCGGCGAACTCCTACGCCGCAGCCGAGGCGGCCAACGCCGGCCCGCTGCAATCCATCGAGTCGCTGCTGTCGCGGCCGATCATCGGCAACGGGGCCGACGGCACCGCGGCCAGCCCCAACGGTCAGGACGGCGGCTGGCTGTACGGCAACGGCGGTAACGGCTACAACGGCGCGGGTGGCAACGGCGGGAGCGCCGGACTGATCGGCAACGGCGGCGCAGGCGGCAGCGGAGCCAATGGCGCGGCCGGGACCGGCGCGGCCGGCGGCAGCGGCGGTTCTGGCGGGAACGGCGGCTGGCTGTGGGGTAACGGTGGCGCGGGCGGCGCGGGCGGTATCGGCGGCACCGGGGCCACCGGCGCCGCGCACGTCACGGGTAGCCCCGGCGGCAACGGAGGTACCGGCGGCGCCGGTGGCGCCGCCGGCTTGTTCGGCACCGGAGGTGCTGGGGGTGCCGGAGGTGCCGCGGGCCAGGGTGGCGGCAGCACCTCGTCGACCAGTCCCACCGAGTACGGCGGCACGGGCGGCGTTGGCGGTGCGGGCGGCGCCGGCGGTGCCGGTGGCTGGCTCTACGGCCAGGGCGGTGCCGGCGGTGTCGGCGGTGCGGGCGGCGCCGGCGGAACCGGCGCTGACGGCACCCAATCCGATGACCAAGCCTACGGCGGGTGGGGCGGGAACGGTGGTGTCGGCGGAACGGGCGGCAGCGGCGGGTCGGCGGGCCTGTTTGGCGACGGCGGAGCAGCGGGCCTCGGTGGCCGCGGCGGAGATGGCGGTGCAGGTGGGCTCGCCACCAGCGACTGGTACGGCCGCGGCGGATTTGGCGGCTACGGCGCCTCCGGCGGCAGCGGCGGCGTCGGGGGTGACGGCGGCTGGTTGCTGGGCACCGGGGGCGCCGGTGGCGGCGGCGGGCACGGCGGCACCGGCGGGGACGGGGGCCAGGGCGTTACTTCGGCCAGTGGCGGCAACGGCGGCACGGCCGGCGTCGGCGGCAACGGGGGTACCGGCGGTGGAGGCGGCCGGTTGTTCGGCACCGGCGGCGCCGGGGGTAACGGGGGCCACGGTGGGAATGGCGGCGAGGCCGGTATCGCCGGCACCGTCGAGCCAAACGCAGGTGGGTCCGGCGGGCCCAAGGGCGGCAGTGGTGGCGCCGGCGCCGGCGGCGGCGTAGGCGGTGCGGGCGGCACCGGCGGTTGGCTGTTCGGTGACGGTGGCGCGGGCGGAACGGGCGGTGCCGGCGGCCACGGCGCAGACGGCGCGGCTACCACCGTCAACTTTTCCAACCCCGGCGGCAGCGGCGGTGACGGCGGCGCCGGCGCAATGGGTGGTCGGGGCGGAGCCAGCGGCTGGCTGATCGGCAACGGTGGGGCCGGCGGGAACAGTGGCAACGGCGGCGGCGCCGGCAACGGCGGCGCGGGGATCGGCAGTTCAAACACAGGCGGCGACGGCGGCGACGGCGGCGACGGCGCCACCGGCGGCGACGGCGGCGACTCCGGACGGTTGTTCGGCACCGGCGGCAACGGCGGGATCGGCAGCAACGGCGGCGCCGCCGGGCAGGCCGGCAACGGCGGTCATGGCAACGGCGCCGCGGGCAGCGTTGGCGCCAACGGTAGCGGCGGGGCCGGCGGGTCGGCATGGGTGTTCGGCGACGGCGGCGACGGCGGCTACGGCCCGGTGGCCGGCGGCGCGGCGGGCCGAGCCGGATACCTGATCGGGGATGGCGGCGCCGGTGGCAGCGGCAATCAGGGCGCGGCCGGCGCCGACGCCGGGCAGCTCTTCGGCACCGGCGGCCGCGGCGGCGACAGCTCCGCCTCCGCAACGGCCGGCGCCGCGGGCGGTCGCGGAGGCTATCTCTACGGAGTCGGCGGCGACGGAGGCAACGCCGGGGCCGGGGCGAACGGCGGCGCCGGCGGCAGCGGCGGCGTGCTATTCGGCGACGGCGGCAGCGGTGGCGACGGCGGGGCCGGCGACACCGGCACCGGCGGCAACGGCGGGGCCGCGGGCAGCGCCGGGCTGCTGATCGGCGACGGCGGCTCCGGCGGCAACGGCGCCCCCGGCGCCTACGGCTTCGACGGCGGGCTCGGCGCCCAGGGCGCGAGAGCCGGATACCTGACCGGCAACGGCGGCAACAGCGGCAACACCTTCGCCGCCGGCGTATCCGGCCACGACGGCGGCGCGGCCGGCTTCATCGGCGGAAACGGCGGCGACGGCGGCGACTCAGGTGCCGGCGCGGCCGGCGGCCGCGGTGCCGACGCCGGCTGGCTGATCGGAGCCGGTGGCGACGGTGGCAACGCGGGCAACCTCGACGGCCCCAACCCCTCTGGCACCAACGGCGCCGACGGCGGTACCGGTGGTCGCGGCGGCTATCTGTACGGGGTAGGCGGCGACGGCGGCGACGGCGGGTCGGTGGAAGTCTCCGGCCACGGCGGTAACGGGGGTCAGGGCGGTTCCGTCGGGCTGTGGGGCAGCGGCGGCGACGGCGGTAACGGTGCGCGCGGTGGAGACGGCGGTGGCACCGCCGCCGGTGGCGGTGGTGGCACCGGCGGCACCGGACGTGTGCTCTTCCGATCTGGCTCATCTACGGCGCGGGCGGCGACGGCGGCAACGGCGGAGCGGGCGGCACCACCTACTACACCGCCGGCACCGGCGCGACCGGCGGCGCCGGCGGCGCCGCCGGCAGCGGTTCGCACGGCGGATACCTCTGGGGCGTCGGCGGAAACGGTGGCAGCGGCGGCAACGGCGGCTACGGGATCGCCGGTAACGGCGTGCAGATCGCCGGCGGCAGTGCCGGCACCGCGGGCGCGGGAGGCGACGTGGGCCTGGTGGGTGTCGGTGGGGTCGGCGGCAACGGCGGCATCGGCGGCAGAGCCATCAACCTGTTTGGCGACGCCAGCCAGGCCGCCGGTGGCGCCGGCACCAACGGCGGCGACGGCGGCCACGGCGGATACCTCTGGGGTGTGGGCGGCGCCGGCGGAAACGGTGGCGACGCCGGCTCCGGCGGCAACGTCAGCTCGGTCAACGCCGCCGGCAACGGCGGAAACGGTGGTGACGTCGGCCTGGGTGGCATCGCCGGCAACGGCGGCGCCGGTGGTCATGGCAGCAACGCAGGATTGTCGAGCGGTCAAGGCGGCGCCGGCGGAAACGGCGGAAACGGCGGCCAGGCGCTCGGGTTGA
- a CDS encoding CoA transferase: MPNAAKPLDGFRVLDFTQNVAGPLAGQILADLGAEVVKIEAPGGEQSRRLTSVLPGRPPLATYFLPNNRGKKSVAVDLTEEAARQQILRLADTADVVLEGFRPGVMERLGLGPDELRARNPRLIYARLSAFGGNGPNGTRPGVDLMVAAEAGMCTGMATPTGKPQIIPFQLVDNASGHVLAQAVLAALLNRERHGVGDLVQVAMYDVAVSLQANQLTIHLNKPSEQPAKPTPAVPPAKKRKGVGFATQPSDAYKASDGYLVISAYVPKHWAKLCEIIGRPDLIDDERFADQRSRAINYPELTDELESALATKTAAEWVQLLQEGGLMACLAYTWKQVVDTPLFAENDLALEVGSGDDTITVIRTPARYSSFDARVTELPPAAGQHNGQFLT; this comes from the coding sequence ATGCCGAACGCCGCCAAGCCGCTGGACGGCTTCCGGGTACTCGACTTCACCCAGAACGTGGCCGGCCCGCTGGCCGGCCAGATCCTGGCCGACCTCGGCGCCGAAGTCGTCAAGATCGAAGCGCCCGGCGGCGAGCAGTCCCGGCGACTCACCTCGGTGCTGCCCGGCCGCCCGCCGCTGGCCACCTACTTCCTGCCGAACAACCGCGGCAAGAAGTCGGTCGCGGTGGACCTGACCGAGGAGGCGGCCAGGCAGCAGATCCTGCGCCTGGCCGACACCGCCGACGTCGTGCTGGAGGGGTTCCGCCCGGGGGTGATGGAACGGCTGGGCCTGGGCCCCGACGAGTTGCGTGCCCGCAACCCTAGGCTGATCTACGCGCGCCTGAGCGCGTTCGGGGGAAACGGCCCCAACGGCACCCGCCCGGGCGTCGACCTGATGGTGGCCGCCGAGGCGGGAATGTGCACCGGCATGGCCACGCCCACGGGCAAACCGCAGATCATTCCGTTCCAGCTGGTCGACAACGCCAGCGGGCACGTGCTCGCACAGGCGGTGCTGGCCGCACTGCTCAATCGCGAGCGGCACGGGGTGGGTGATCTGGTGCAGGTCGCGATGTACGACGTTGCCGTCAGCCTGCAGGCCAACCAGCTGACCATTCATCTGAACAAGCCCAGCGAGCAACCGGCTAAGCCCACGCCGGCCGTGCCCCCGGCGAAGAAGCGCAAGGGAGTCGGCTTCGCCACGCAACCGTCGGACGCCTACAAAGCCTCCGACGGCTACCTGGTGATCAGCGCCTACGTGCCCAAGCACTGGGCGAAGCTGTGCGAGATCATCGGCCGCCCCGATCTGATCGACGACGAGCGGTTCGCCGATCAGCGCTCGCGAGCGATCAACTACCCCGAGTTGACCGACGAACTCGAATCGGCACTGGCCACCAAGACTGCCGCGGAGTGGGTGCAACTGCTGCAGGAGGGTGGCCTGATGGCGTGTCTGGCCTACACCTGGAAGCAGGTGGTCGACACACCGTTGTTCGCCGAGAACGACCTGGCCCTGGAAGTGGGCAGCGGCGACGACACCATTACGGTCATCCGCACCCCGGCACGCTACTCGAGCTTCGACGCCCGGGTCACCGAGCTCCCTCCGGCCGCCGGCCAGCATAATGGTCAGTTTCTGACGTAG
- a CDS encoding SAM-dependent methyltransferase has product MVRTDDDTWNLAFSVGATATMVAAGRARASRAALIDDPFAEPLVHAVGIDFFTRWATGELDTADVDFPDAPWGMQRMTDQQAARTRHIDEFFLAGQQAGIRQAVILASGLDARGYRLPWAAGTTVFEIDVPQVIEFKAATLAALDAVPTADVRGVPIDLRQDWPKALREAGFDATRPTAWAAEGLFGYLPPAGQDLLLDNISALSAAGSRLLAEVFFAAPASRELYDAIFARWYEHGLDVEMDRLGYPGDRNDVATYLERHGWRVTRTLLNELLVANGFRPHTVGRSTDETMFTENYYCTAVLPGGPC; this is encoded by the coding sequence ATGGTGCGCACCGACGACGACACCTGGAACCTGGCGTTCAGTGTGGGCGCGACGGCCACCATGGTGGCCGCGGGCCGCGCCCGGGCCAGCAGAGCGGCGCTGATCGACGATCCCTTCGCCGAACCGCTGGTGCACGCAGTCGGCATCGACTTCTTCACCCGATGGGCAACCGGCGAACTGGACACCGCCGACGTCGACTTCCCCGACGCCCCCTGGGGCATGCAGCGCATGACCGACCAGCAGGCCGCCCGCACCCGTCACATCGACGAGTTCTTCCTCGCCGGCCAGCAAGCCGGGATACGGCAGGCCGTGATTCTGGCGTCCGGCCTCGACGCCCGCGGCTATCGCCTGCCGTGGGCCGCGGGAACGACTGTCTTCGAGATCGACGTCCCGCAGGTGATCGAATTCAAAGCCGCGACGCTGGCGGCCCTGGACGCCGTTCCCACCGCCGACGTGCGGGGCGTACCGATCGACCTGCGCCAGGACTGGCCCAAGGCGCTGCGTGAGGCCGGGTTCGACGCCACCCGGCCCACCGCCTGGGCCGCCGAGGGCCTGTTCGGCTACCTGCCGCCCGCGGGCCAGGACCTGTTGCTGGACAACATCTCCGCACTCAGCGCCGCCGGCAGCCGGCTGCTTGCCGAGGTGTTCTTCGCCGCTCCGGCCAGCCGGGAACTGTACGACGCGATCTTCGCCCGGTGGTACGAGCACGGCCTCGACGTCGAAATGGACCGACTGGGCTACCCCGGCGACCGCAACGACGTCGCGACCTACCTGGAGCGGCACGGATGGCGCGTCACCCGCACGCTGCTCAACGAGCTGCTGGTGGCCAACGGTTTTCGACCGCATACCGTCGGCCGCTCCACCGACGAAACCATGTTCACCGAGAACTACTACTGCACCGCGGTGCTGCCAGGAGGGCCCTGCTGA
- a CDS encoding AMP-binding protein: MGRRLLNRVRLEASSLLLLARAGGLRAMRNPAAVLLALRRYGLLGAAPVITAARDRRGLALIDERGPLSFGDLDARTNALANQWRRRGVGPGTGVAILARNHRGLLEAVYGAAKCGARIVLLNTGFGHGQLAEMVGREGIDLIVHDEEFGPAVAGTSPKLGLIKAWTDAPGPDTLEALIHNGDPAAPPASGGRPKIVILTSGTTGTPKGAMRSEPYSLIPVGALLGKVPFRGREVTECCVPLFHSLGFSHAMIAMVLGSTLVLRREFDPARTLDSLAAHRASAMIVVPVMLRRILDLGPDALSGQDLSALRVVFVGGSQLGAALASRALGALGPVLYNMYGSTEVAYATIARPDDLAAEPGCVGGVVPGSVVRIFTEDDREAPTGSPGRIFVGNVLAFEGYTGGGTKESIQGLLATGDVGHFDSGGRLFIDGRDDEMIVSGGENVFPGEVEDALARHPDIVDVAVIGVPDEEFGQRLRSYIVRRPGSALTEHDVREYVRNRLARFKIPREVCFVEVLPRNAGGKVLKRLLDAGDRVDPGTPGDLPLPSRR, translated from the coding sequence ATGGGGCGCAGGCTGCTGAACCGGGTCCGCTTGGAAGCTTCGTCGTTACTGCTGCTCGCGCGGGCGGGCGGGTTGCGGGCGATGCGCAATCCCGCCGCGGTGCTGCTGGCGCTGCGCCGCTACGGCCTGCTCGGCGCGGCGCCCGTGATCACGGCCGCGCGCGACCGGCGCGGGCTGGCGCTGATCGACGAACGCGGGCCGCTCAGCTTCGGCGACCTGGACGCGCGAACAAACGCCCTGGCCAACCAGTGGCGCCGCCGCGGCGTCGGTCCTGGTACCGGCGTGGCGATCCTGGCCCGCAACCACCGGGGACTGCTGGAAGCCGTCTACGGCGCGGCCAAGTGTGGTGCCCGCATCGTGCTTCTCAACACCGGCTTCGGCCACGGGCAACTCGCCGAGATGGTCGGCCGCGAGGGGATCGACCTGATCGTGCACGACGAGGAATTCGGTCCCGCCGTCGCCGGCACCAGTCCGAAGCTGGGGCTGATCAAAGCCTGGACCGACGCGCCCGGTCCGGACACCCTGGAGGCGCTGATCCACAATGGCGATCCGGCCGCGCCGCCCGCTTCCGGTGGCCGCCCCAAAATCGTCATCCTGACCAGCGGCACCACCGGGACTCCCAAGGGCGCGATGCGGTCGGAGCCGTATTCGCTGATCCCCGTGGGTGCCCTGCTCGGCAAGGTGCCCTTCCGGGGCCGCGAAGTCACCGAATGCTGTGTGCCGCTGTTTCATTCGCTGGGTTTCAGCCACGCCATGATCGCGATGGTGCTGGGTTCCACGCTGGTGTTGCGGCGCGAGTTCGATCCCGCGCGCACGCTCGACAGCCTGGCCGCGCACCGGGCCAGCGCGATGATCGTGGTGCCGGTGATGTTGCGGCGCATTCTCGATCTGGGACCGGACGCGTTGAGTGGCCAAGACCTGTCGGCACTGCGCGTGGTGTTCGTCGGCGGATCGCAACTGGGGGCGGCGCTGGCCTCGCGCGCGCTGGGTGCGCTCGGGCCGGTGCTCTACAACATGTACGGCTCCACCGAAGTCGCCTACGCCACCATCGCGCGTCCCGACGACCTGGCCGCCGAGCCCGGCTGCGTCGGGGGCGTCGTCCCTGGTTCGGTGGTCAGGATCTTCACCGAGGACGACCGGGAAGCTCCCACCGGGAGTCCCGGGCGCATCTTCGTCGGCAACGTGCTGGCCTTCGAGGGATACACCGGCGGCGGTACTAAGGAATCGATCCAGGGCCTGCTGGCCACCGGTGACGTCGGCCATTTCGATTCTGGGGGCCGGTTGTTCATCGACGGTCGCGACGACGAGATGATCGTCTCGGGTGGCGAGAACGTGTTCCCCGGCGAGGTCGAGGATGCGCTGGCCCGCCACCCCGACATTGTCGACGTGGCGGTCATCGGAGTTCCGGACGAGGAATTCGGGCAGCGCTTGCGCAGCTACATCGTGCGGCGCCCCGGATCGGCCCTCACCGAACACGACGTCCGGGAGTACGTACGAAATCGGTTGGCCCGCTTCAAGATTCCGCGCGAGGTGTGCTTCGTCGAGGTGTTGCCCCGCAATGCCGGCGGCAAGGTGCTTAAGCGTCTGCTGGACGCCGGCGATCGCGTCGATCCGGGCACGCCCGGGGACTTGCCGCTACCATCGCGGAGATGA
- a CDS encoding cation transporter: MTRPGAVGEPAGVVEGCHQEAAPHDAAWQRDVSWARRLAWISLAVLLIEGGVGLWEGIAVRSVALTGWALGGASEGLASAMVLWRFTGDRTLSATAERRAQRGVAISFWLVAPYVAAESVRHLVGGEHAETSVLGIALTALALVLMPILGWANHRVGARLHSGATEGEGTQNYLCATQAAGVLAGLAITAAWPAGWWIDPVIGLAVAGVAMWQGVLAWRGKDCC; encoded by the coding sequence ATGACTCGTCCCGGCGCCGTTGGAGAACCCGCCGGCGTCGTCGAGGGATGCCATCAGGAGGCGGCACCGCACGACGCCGCCTGGCAGCGCGATGTCTCCTGGGCGCGCCGGCTGGCCTGGATCAGCCTGGCGGTGCTGCTCATCGAGGGTGGCGTCGGCCTCTGGGAGGGCATCGCGGTCCGGTCGGTTGCCCTGACCGGGTGGGCGCTGGGCGGGGCGTCCGAAGGCCTGGCCAGCGCGATGGTGCTGTGGCGCTTCACCGGCGACCGCACCCTGTCGGCGACCGCCGAGCGGCGCGCCCAACGTGGTGTCGCGATCTCCTTCTGGCTGGTGGCGCCGTATGTCGCCGCCGAATCGGTCCGCCACCTCGTCGGTGGTGAGCATGCCGAGACCTCGGTGCTCGGCATCGCGCTGACCGCGCTGGCGTTGGTATTGATGCCGATCCTCGGCTGGGCCAACCACCGGGTGGGCGCGCGCCTGCACTCCGGTGCGACGGAGGGGGAGGGCACCCAGAACTACCTGTGCGCTACCCAGGCCGCCGGCGTGCTGGCCGGACTGGCCATCACCGCGGCCTGGCCCGCGGGGTGGTGGATCGACCCGGTGATCGGGCTGGCCGTGGCCGGCGTCGCCATGTGGCAGGGCGTGCTGGCCTGGCGCGGCAAAGATTGTTGCTAG